A genomic window from Streptomyces sp. NBC_00234 includes:
- a CDS encoding acetylxylan esterase: protein MPSADLPLADCRTYRPDLPVPGDFDAFWSRTLDQEPGHEGADKPLFVPVGTGLTQVLTYDVTFPGYGGQPVRGWLRMPAGATEPLGCVVEFLGYGRGRGLPHEDLFWACAGYAHLVMDTRGQGWSAASGATADPDPGAAGTVPGFVTRGVGSPETYYYRRLFVDAVRCVEMMRAHPEVDPERVVVTGISQGGGIALAVAGLVPGLAGVMPDVPFLCNVPRAVRIGALPPYTEIASYLRLHHDRADEVFRTLSYFDAALHATKATAPALFSIAMLDEICPPSTCFTAFNHYAGEKDVRVYEFNGHEGGTERHRAEQLSWVRSLFAGLATGQAARS, encoded by the coding sequence ATGCCGTCGGCCGATCTCCCGCTCGCGGACTGCCGCACCTACCGGCCGGACCTGCCGGTGCCCGGCGACTTCGATGCCTTCTGGTCCCGGACCCTCGACCAGGAGCCCGGCCACGAAGGCGCGGACAAACCCCTGTTCGTGCCGGTGGGCACCGGGCTCACCCAGGTGCTCACCTACGACGTGACCTTCCCGGGGTACGGCGGGCAGCCGGTACGCGGCTGGCTGCGGATGCCCGCCGGGGCCACCGAACCGCTCGGCTGCGTCGTCGAGTTCCTGGGGTACGGGCGTGGCCGCGGACTGCCGCACGAGGATCTGTTCTGGGCCTGTGCGGGCTACGCCCACCTGGTCATGGACACCCGCGGCCAGGGCTGGTCGGCGGCCTCGGGCGCCACGGCGGACCCGGATCCCGGCGCGGCCGGCACCGTGCCGGGCTTCGTGACGCGTGGCGTCGGGAGCCCGGAGACGTACTACTACCGGCGGCTGTTCGTCGACGCGGTCCGCTGCGTCGAGATGATGCGCGCGCATCCCGAGGTCGATCCGGAGCGCGTCGTCGTCACCGGGATCAGCCAGGGCGGCGGTATCGCACTGGCGGTGGCCGGGCTGGTGCCGGGGCTGGCCGGGGTGATGCCCGATGTGCCGTTCCTGTGCAACGTGCCTCGGGCGGTGAGGATCGGCGCACTGCCGCCGTACACCGAGATCGCCTCCTACCTGCGGCTCCACCACGACCGCGCCGACGAGGTGTTCCGCACCCTGTCGTACTTCGACGCCGCTCTGCACGCCACGAAGGCCACGGCGCCCGCCCTGTTCTCCATCGCGATGCTGGACGAGATCTGCCCGCCCTCCACGTGTTTCACGGCCTTCAACCACTACGCGGGTGAGAAGGACGTGCGCGTCTACGAGTTCAACGGGCACGAGGGCGGCACCGAGCGCCACCGTGCGGAGCAGCTGTCCTGGGTGCGCTCCCTGTTCGCCGGCCTGGCGACCGGGCAGGCCGCCCGCTCCTGA
- a CDS encoding FadR/GntR family transcriptional regulator yields MSGIRSGRTLLRQEVVEGIKRYILEKRLRPGDPLPTEPALCEALGASRSSVREAVKILNALDIVEVRHGHGTYVGRLSLSALVESLTFRGLLSPDDDFQVLADLVDVRELFERGMADRILSSLTPEELDRLDQLVATMRATGAGDGDGFVAADRAFHALLVAPLGNDLIGQLSMAFWDVYAIVAPHLDGFTHADETATVNAHQNIVDAARAADTTAFLKALGEHYAPVRRRIAEARARDGLTG; encoded by the coding sequence ATGTCCGGCATCCGGTCCGGCCGGACGCTTCTCCGGCAGGAAGTCGTGGAGGGGATCAAGCGCTACATCCTGGAGAAGCGGCTGCGCCCCGGGGACCCGCTGCCCACCGAGCCCGCCCTCTGCGAGGCGCTCGGCGCCAGCCGTTCCAGCGTCCGCGAGGCGGTCAAGATCCTGAACGCCCTCGACATCGTCGAGGTGCGCCACGGGCACGGGACCTATGTGGGCCGGCTGAGCCTGTCGGCCCTGGTGGAGAGCCTCACCTTCCGCGGACTCCTCTCCCCCGACGACGACTTCCAGGTGCTGGCCGACCTCGTCGACGTACGCGAGCTCTTCGAGCGGGGCATGGCCGACCGGATCCTCTCGTCGCTCACCCCGGAGGAGCTCGACCGGCTGGACCAGCTGGTGGCCACCATGCGCGCGACCGGGGCCGGCGACGGGGACGGCTTCGTGGCCGCCGACCGGGCGTTCCACGCGCTGCTCGTGGCCCCCCTCGGCAACGACCTGATCGGCCAGCTCTCGATGGCCTTCTGGGACGTGTACGCGATCGTCGCGCCGCATCTCGACGGATTCACGCACGCCGACGAGACGGCGACGGTCAACGCCCACCAGAACATCGTGGACGCCGCGCGGGCCGCCGACACGACCGCCTTCCTCAAGGCGCTGGGCGAGCACTACGCCCCGGTCAGGCGGCGGATCGCCGAAGCCAGGGCCCGCGACGGCCTCACCGGCTGA
- a CDS encoding sialidase family protein, with the protein MQRRVTVALLSAAMLVATTAGTAQGAPAAGEPAFQDLAVQGAGSPYYRIPALTTSVEGTLLAAYDARPTLADLPGNLGIVLRRSTDGGTTWQAQQVVRKEAAPKGFGDPSFLTDRTTGRIFLFYAASVNQGFFGSATGNDENDPDVLQADYSYSDDDGVTWTHRRITRQIKNPAWAGMFAASGEGIQLRHGAYKGRLIQQYAIRDNGANYAVSAYSDDHGDTWKTGSPVGPGGDENKTVELNDGRVLLNNRSKPYRTIAYSTDGGVTYTPFVQDTALPDPANNASVIRYAPDAPASDPKSSWLLFSNTEDSASRRNLTVKMSCDNGKTWPIKKVVDPGSAAYSTLTPLPGGRVGLLYERAGYAAITYTSFDLKWLGGTCADITLTAPATLKAGTSAEVTVRVVNRMDVRRSQGTLGLTVPAGWSTQQVTVPALRAGEGANIKVPVTVAAGASGSAVLTATYRADGKQASGSGTVTVTP; encoded by the coding sequence ATGCAGCGCAGAGTCACCGTCGCCCTTCTGTCCGCGGCCATGCTCGTGGCCACCACGGCGGGCACCGCCCAGGGCGCGCCCGCCGCCGGTGAACCGGCCTTCCAGGACCTGGCGGTCCAGGGTGCCGGCTCCCCCTACTACCGCATCCCCGCCCTGACCACCTCGGTCGAGGGCACCCTGCTCGCGGCCTACGACGCACGCCCCACCCTCGCGGACCTGCCGGGCAACCTCGGGATCGTCCTGCGGCGCAGCACCGACGGCGGCACCACCTGGCAGGCTCAGCAGGTCGTACGCAAGGAGGCCGCGCCCAAGGGCTTCGGCGACCCGAGCTTTCTCACCGACCGGACCACGGGCCGGATCTTCCTGTTCTACGCCGCCTCCGTGAACCAGGGCTTCTTCGGCTCCGCCACGGGCAACGACGAGAACGACCCGGACGTCCTCCAGGCCGACTACAGCTACTCGGACGACGACGGCGTGACCTGGACCCACCGGCGGATCACCCGGCAGATCAAGAACCCTGCCTGGGCGGGCATGTTCGCCGCGTCCGGCGAGGGCATCCAGCTGCGCCACGGCGCGTACAAGGGGCGGCTGATCCAGCAGTACGCCATCCGCGACAACGGGGCCAACTACGCGGTCAGCGCCTACAGCGACGACCACGGCGACACCTGGAAGACGGGCAGTCCGGTGGGTCCGGGCGGTGACGAGAACAAGACCGTGGAGCTCAACGACGGCCGCGTCCTGCTCAACAACCGTTCCAAGCCCTACCGCACGATCGCGTACTCCACCGATGGCGGCGTCACCTACACCCCGTTCGTCCAGGACACCGCGCTGCCCGACCCGGCGAACAACGCCTCGGTCATCCGCTACGCGCCGGACGCCCCCGCCTCCGACCCCAAGTCCTCGTGGCTGCTGTTCAGCAACACCGAGGACTCGGCGTCGCGGCGCAACCTCACCGTGAAGATGTCCTGCGACAACGGGAAGACCTGGCCGATCAAGAAGGTCGTCGACCCCGGCAGCGCGGCGTACTCGACCCTGACGCCGCTGCCCGGCGGGCGGGTCGGGCTGCTGTACGAGCGCGCCGGCTACGCCGCCATCACCTACACGTCGTTCGACCTGAAGTGGCTCGGCGGCACGTGCGCGGACATCACCCTCACCGCGCCCGCGACGCTGAAGGCCGGCACGAGCGCGGAGGTGACCGTCCGGGTCGTCAACCGGATGGACGTGCGGCGCTCCCAGGGCACCCTCGGTCTGACCGTGCCCGCCGGCTGGTCCACGCAGCAGGTGACCGTGCCCGCGCTCCGCGCCGGCGAGGGCGCGAACATCAAGGTCCCGGTCACGGTCGCGGCGGGGGCATCCGGCAGCGCGGTACTCACCGCGACGTACCGGGCGGACGGCAAGCAGGCATCCGGCAGCGGGACGGTCACCGTCACTCCGTGA